In a genomic window of Amyelois transitella isolate CPQ chromosome 29, ilAmyTran1.1, whole genome shotgun sequence:
- the LOC106129509 gene encoding androgen-dependent TFPI-regulating protein gives MVTLYTALVRTVTGNDQHPHTIFLFSVQNVIFCGQYLFWKQEKGYTMSSAVYLRTLGYIATIILHVGNMLLMGAPKPKEAADDVRLQIFASLQARYLTVWTFTLQVIFAISGLMCDCLTLKNSKTKGYRLPKYLKGFRDTLFAAIIWPSVLVVSTTFWPLFYYDRSLVFPEFLDKVVTSQSNHVMHTIIVPLAVWEVLFQPRTTPKSHLRNVLHIFFHFGLYLAVLFYTFIEKDLWLYPILDKIYGTVYFYVFIGAVFVNSLLFYSLQWPITEIFWGKTKKTMKKKN, from the exons ATGGTTACACTGTATACCGCGTTAGTACGGACAGTGACGGGTAATGATCAACATCCACACACTATATTTCTGTTCTCTGTTCAAAACGTGATTTTTTGTGGCCAGTATCTTTTTTGGAAACAAGAAAAG GGTTACACCATGTCCAGCGCTGTTTACCTCCGGACCCTGGGCTACATAGCCACGATCATCCTCCATGTGGGTAACATGCTGCTGATGGGTGCCCCCAAGCCCAAGGAAGCCGCTGATGATGTACGGCTCCAAATCTTTGCCAGTTTACAAGCTAGATATTTAACTGTTTGGActttt ACACTTCAAGTAATATTCGCCATTTCCGGGCTGATGTGTGATTGTCTTACGCTAAAGAACTCCAAAACCAAAGGCTACAGGTTACCTAAGTACCTCAAAGGGTTCAGAGATACGCTATTTGCAGCTATCATATGGCCATCTGTTCTT GTCGTATCAACAACATTTTGGCCGCTTTTTTACTACGACAGGAGTCTAGTGTTCCCAGAATTCCTGGATAAAGTGGTAACTTCCCAGTCGAACCACGTGATGCACACAATAATAGTACCCCTGGCCGTTTGGGAGGTACTATTTCAACCCAGAACCACTCCGAAATCGCATTTGAGAAATGTCCTCCACATTTTCTTCCATTTTGGTTTATACCTCGCTGT ACTTTTCTAcacatttatcgagaaagacTTATGGTTGTACCCGATTTTGGACAAAATATACGGAACAGTATACTTCTACGTTTTCATTGGCGCTGTGTTCGTCAACAGTTTATTGTTTTACTCTTTACAATGGCCTATTACTGAAATTTTTTGggggaaaacaaaaaaaacaatgaaaaagaaaaattga
- the LOC106129488 gene encoding androgen-dependent TFPI-regulating protein, translating into MKNYIHHRVFAYIATILVHVGNLAYLDGSLRRKMLLYPDLKIYTHFQPRYLTIWNVLFQLLNAGIGLYIDLKTLQGKGETIPKRLVKFKNTFFNSIVFPYTVLVVSLFWPIFAYDRNLVFPTRADLFVPKICNHVLHSFVLPVVLWDLAFQPGNVASCHKKNCIYIFVMYCLYNCVLFYTNYGDIGLWPYQILTVLEGTIFFPLFFLHIFVTLYVSYFLQWRIRTSLCALTEKISLKSE; encoded by the exons ATGAAGAACTACATACACCATCGTGTCTTCGCCTACATCGCCACCATATTGGTCCACGTGGGTAACCTGGCCTATCTGGACGGCAGCCTGCGCAGGAAGATGCTCCTGTACCCAGACCTGAAGATTTACACGCACTTCCAGCCCAGATACCTCACCATATGGAACGTG TTGTTTCAGCTCCTAAACGCTGGCATCGGCCTCTACATAGACCTCAAAACGTTGCAGGGCAAGGGAGAGACGATACCAAAGAGATTGGTCAAGTTCAAAAATACTTTCTTCAACTCCATAGTTTTTCCATACACGGtg TTGGTGGTATCATTATTTTGGCCGATATTCGCGTACGACAGAAACCTAGTGTTTCCAACTAGGGCGGATTTGTTCGTGCCAAAAATATGTAATCATGTATTACACTCGTTCGTTCTTCCTGTCGTATTGTGGGACCTGGCTTTTCAGCCGGGAAATGTAGCATCGTGTCATAAGAAGAActgcatttatatatttgtgatGTACTGTTTATACAACTGTgt attatTCTACACGAATTACGGTGACATCGGTCTTTGGCCGTACCAAATCCTAACAGTCCTGGAAGGGACAATTTTCTTCCCGCTTTTCTTCCTTCATATATTTGTCACTCTTTATGTCAGTTATTTCTTACAATGGCGTATAAGAACGAGCCTATGCGCGCTCACAGAAAAAATTAGTTTGAAAAGTGAATAG